The Artemia franciscana unplaced genomic scaffold, ASM3288406v1 Scaffold_7711, whole genome shotgun sequence genome contains the following window.
aataaaaaagaagctttatattcaaatacagtaaaaaattaacttaaaaagaataactGACAGAACACTGCCATCAGTCGAGAGACATCTGATCAATAGACAATTTGAAAAGAAGCtcctgaattttaaatttgatgaaagctTTCTTTTTGTCACTTAGTTTTTTAATATCTGCAGCAAGAACAAGACAAAACATCTCGTCTGGGTCTTGCTCCTTTCCAACAATACCGATCAGATCTCTCTCGAATTTTGACTTTGAACACTCTCCCTTTGAAGCTTTCTTTCTCTTCGGGGTGGGGGACCTGGGCTGAGCGAATGAGCACGACGATGTCCTGCCATTTGGGGATTCAAACAAGATAGGATTCGTTTCTTCCACATAGTCTAACTGGACCTGGCCACTGTCTTCATATATGACATTTTCTTCGGGTTCCTCTGTCTCTTGGATCTCTCCGCCTGACCCAACTTCAaccttaaaaaagtaaaattacatcCAAATGACATATTTACCGATTAAGCTGATAACCGTTTTTCAGTCTGCTCTTAACTGTTCATGTTTGTCTTTAAAGTGGCAGTAGTACAGCAGACGCTAGCAAAAACATAAGAcataaaaaatacttgaaaaagatAAAGGCTTTCAATGACACAGCCACAAATACATTTAGGCTAATCCTGAAGTTTTTAGCCCCATTGATAACATCATTACGCGGTGTTGGAACGCGTGATATCATATTCCTTGTAGCATCAACAATCCCAAGAGAAGAAAGATCAATGGTATATTAATGAGTTTCAGGCTTTcagttttgtaaatatattcatCCTTCCATATATTCTGGATGCCTTCTTGCGGTTTCCATTGTTCTGCTCGTAGTTAACTACTATCCAGAATGGGAATATTGTGTAATTGAATATAGCGGGTGAACTGGAAGTcagaattgaattaaaattggaCCAAAGATGTGTAATGGTCCATGGTCCAAATCAAGTTgtaagatgaagaccctagctcaaacaagagctaagagctcatatggcacttgtgacgaagcaaGAAGAGCTacaagctaagagctcatttggtatgagctataacaaaattctaagaatcaatagattgatttataaggaaaatcagaggcttagtaccggtcaggatttaaaataagagccctgagtcatgatgtccttcaaaatatcaaaattcattaagatccgattacccactcgtaagttataaatacataatttttcctctccctttagccccccagatggtcgaataggggaaaacgactttatcgagtcaatttgttcagctccctgacacgcctatcaattttcattat
Protein-coding sequences here:
- the LOC136043623 gene encoding uncharacterized protein LOC136043623, which gives rise to MWRSLRDGYMREKRSQMLTKSGSAAVKEKKPWKWYNHMIFLSDHISFRPTQSNFELPIRVEVGSGGEIQETEEPEENVIYEDSGQVQLDYVEETNPILFESPNGRTSSCSFAQPRSPTPKRKKASKGECSKSKFERDLIGIVGKEQDPDEMFCLVLAADIKKLSDKKKAFIKFKIQELLFKLSIDQMSLD